A stretch of Episyrphus balteatus chromosome 2, idEpiBalt1.1, whole genome shotgun sequence DNA encodes these proteins:
- the LOC129910899 gene encoding maltase A2-like — MDWWEDASFYHLYPRSFKDSDGDGFGDLKGITEKLEYLKEIGITATWLSPIFKSPMLDMGYDISDFYDIDPLFGTMQDFDEMIKKAKKLGIKIILDFVPNHSSDQCEWFKKSVNREDGYDDYYVWADGKDDPKNPGKKLPPSNWDAVFEGSIWEWNDKRQQYYLHQFYKEQPDFNFRNPKVHTLMLDVLKFWLDRGIDGFRIDAVPHMYEKVSDDGTYPDEPLAVNPGPYTTSKLDHIYTMDQNETVEILYEWREFMDSYQKKNGGDTRILMAEAFSPINMLDKYVGNGTHQGVQLPFNFGIKDLSDPANALSVQKKADEWMSIMWKNHKMANWVSSTHDGPRVTFRMGYEKKDLIQMLVGAFPGASVNYYGEEIGMSNINDNCSFVDCPFREFRTFGRSPMQWNDEVSAGFSNSSKTWMPVHRDYKTVNVKLQRGVPRSSLNIYKGMQRLRQTKAFKAFKDDGGFIYGAINDDVFLIVRSTVGEEYRILLNMGKKVQKVRPVAVSTDPKEYIYEYVLLTDHSPRYLGESVDVRKIVLMPYEGVVLKKVFAK; from the exons ATGGATTGGTGGGAGGATGCATCCTTTTACCACCTTTATCCAAGATCATTTAAGGACAGTGATGGTGATGGATTTGGTGACCTTAAAG GTATCACTGAGAAACTGGAATATCTGAAGGAAATAGGTATCACAGCTACTTGGCTGTCACCGATCTTCAAGTCTCCAATGCTTGACATGGGTTATGACATTTCTGATTTTTACGATATTGATCCTCTCTTCGGGACAATGCAAGACTTTGATGAAATGATCAAGAAAGCTAAGAAACTTGGAATTAAGATAATTTTAGACTTTGTGCCCAATCACTCTAGTGATCAATGTGAATGGTTCAAAAAGTCGGTAAATCGTGAAGATGGTTATGATGATTACTATGTTTGGGCTGATGGCAAAGATGATCCAAAGAATCCTGGAAAGAAACTTCCTCCATCCAATTgg GATGCTGTTTTTGAAGGATCGATTTGGGAATGGAACGATAAACGTCAGCAGTATTACTTGCATCAATTCTATAAAGAACAGCCAGATTTTAATTTCAGAAATCCAAAGGTCCATACTCTTATGTTGGATGTTTTGAAGTTCTGGCTAGATCGGGGTATTGACGGTTTCAGGATCGATGCTGTTCCACATATGTATGAGAAGGTTAGCGACGATGGAACCTATCCTGATGAACCTTTAGCTGTTAATCCAGGTCCGTATACTACAAGCAAATTAGACCACATTTACACAATGGATCAGAATGAAACTGTAGAGATTTTGTATGAGTGGAGAGAATTTATGGACAGTTACCAAAAGAAAAATGGTGGTGATACAAG AATTTTAATGGCCGAAGCATTTTCTCCAATCAATATGTTGGATAAATATGTTGGCAATGGCACTCATCAGGGTGTTCAACTAcctttcaattttggaattaaGGACTTGTCAGACCCAGCAAATGCTCTTTCGGTACAGAAAAAAGCTGACGAATGGATGTCAATTATGTGGAAGAATCACAAAATGGCTAATTGGGTG TCAAGTACTCACGATGGACCAAGAGTTACTTTCCGAATGGGATATGAGAAAAAGGATTTGATTCAAATGTTGGTTGGGGCATTTCCAGGTGCTTCTGtcaattattat ggtGAAGAAATTGGAATGAGTAATATTAATGACAATTGCTCATTTGTTGACTGTCCATTTAGGGAATTCCGAACTTTTGGTAGATCACCAATGCAATGGAACGATGAAGTTTCAGCAGGATTTTCGAATTCTTCCAAAACTTGGATGCCAGTTCATCGtgattataaaactgtcaatgtTAAATTGCAACGAGGAGTGCCAAGGAGTTCTTTGAACATTTACAAAGGAATGCAGAGATTGAGACAAACTAAAGCTTTTAAGGCATTTAAAGATGATGGAGGATTTATTTATGGAGCTATTAATGATGATGTATTTTTGATTGTTCG ttCTACCGTTGGTGAAGAATATCGTATTTTGTTAAATATGGGcaaaaaagtccaaaaagttAGGCCAGTGGCAGTTTCAACTGATCCGAAAGAATATATTTATGAGTATGTCTTATTGACAGACCATTCTCCTCGTTACCTTGG agAAAGTGTTGATGTTAGGAAAATAGTATTGATGCCATATGAGGGAGTTgtcttgaaaaaagtttttgccaaataa